The genome window GTCAATGGTGTCCGGGTTGATACTGGTGTGTACGAAGGCGGCGAAATTCCGATGTACTACGATTCCATGATTGCAAAGTTGATTGTGCATGGTAAAGACCGTACTGAGGCAATTGAAAAAATGCGCGGCGCATTGAATGATTTTGTTATTCGAGGAATTCACTCTAATATTCCATTCCAGGCAGCATTGCTGCAGCATCCACGTTTCGTCTCTGGAGACTTCACCACCGGCTTTATTGCTGAAGAATACCCAGATGGCTTTAAGAAAGATTCTGTTCAGCCAGCAGATCCTAAGCGTCTCGCAGCCTTAGCCGCATTTATGCGCTATCGCTACCTCGAACATATTCAGATGATTGACGGTCAATTGGCCGGTCATGAAATGACTATTGCGAAGAAGTTCGTTGTAGTGACGGGCTCACGCGTCGGATCTAAAGATGATATGAAAGAGGTTCCGATTCGTGTGGAGTTAAAAGAGGGTGTTTACTCTGTTTATATCGAAGAGGAAAATGACATTAGTCGTTACAACATCGTCAGTGATTGGCGTCCTGGTCAAATTTGTCTGTATGCAACGATTAACGGCACCAGCAAAATTACTGCCCAAGTCGATCGTAAGGGTGTGAAATATTCCTTAGTATTAGATGGCGCTCATTATGAGTGCATGGTTCTCAGCCCTTTGGGTGCTGAGCTCCAGCGTCGCATGCTAGTAAAAGTTCCGCCGGATACTTCTAAGTTGGTGATGTCGCCAATGCCTGGTTTGTTAACCAACGTCTCCGTTAAGGTCGGTGAGGCTGTAACTGCGGGTCAAAAATTGGCAGCAATCGAAGCCATGAAAATGGAAAATACTTTGGTAGCAGCTCAGGACGGCGTTGTTGCGGAAATTTGTGCCAATGTTGGTGAAAGTTTAGCGGTGGATCAATTGATCATCCGCTTCGAATAGGACTCAACATGACTAAGCTATTTAGGATTTTAGGAATTCAACAAGTCGCGATCGGTGGCGAAAATAAGGATCGCCTTCGTAAGCTATGGGTTGATTTACTTGGATTTGAATACAAAAGCACATTTGTCTCCGAGCGTGAAAATGTTGATGAAGATATTTGTGCGATTGGTAAAGGTGCTCATGAAATTGAAGTGGATCTAATGCAGCCATTTGATATTGAGAAGAAGCCTGCTGTTCATCAAACTCCTTTAAATCATATCGGCCTATGGGTTGATGATCTGCCTAAAGCGGTTGAGTGGTTGTCGGCTCAGGGCTTGCGATTTGCTCCAGGCGGCATTCGTAAGGGTGCGGCTGGTTATGACATCACGTTTGTTCATCCAAAAGGGAATGAAGAATTTCCATTGTGTGGCGAAGGTGTCTTAATTGAGTTGGTCCAAGCTCCACCGGATATCATTCAGGGTCTAAGTTCATAAGTTTG of Polynucleobacter sp. AP-Nino-20-G2 contains these proteins:
- a CDS encoding VOC family protein, coding for MTKLFRILGIQQVAIGGENKDRLRKLWVDLLGFEYKSTFVSERENVDEDICAIGKGAHEIEVDLMQPFDIEKKPAVHQTPLNHIGLWVDDLPKAVEWLSAQGLRFAPGGIRKGAAGYDITFVHPKGNEEFPLCGEGVLIELVQAPPDIIQGLSS